The genomic DNA AGGAGGAAGTGCAGGTCGCCTTGACGCGCTTGCTCGATAGTGTGGGCAATGGCTGGCGGGAGCCCCGCAACAATACCAGCGAAGATAATGATTGAGATACCGTTACCGATACCACGCTCAGTAATCTGTTCGCCGAGCCACATCAGGAACATTGTTCCTGTGACCAGACTTACAACAGCGGTGAAATAGAATGCAAAGCCTGGGTTTAATACCAGGCCCTGCATACCAGGCATATTCGGCAGACCGGTAGCAATACCGATCGACTGGAATATTGCCAGCACCAGAGTGCCGTAACGGGTGTACTGGCTTATCTTACGACGTCCAGACTCCCCTTCTTTCTTCAGTTCTGCCAGGGCCGGATGAACGACCGTCAGCAGCTGGATAATAATCGATGCCGAAATATACGGCATGATACCCAGAGCGAAGATAGAAGCACGGCTGAGAGCACCACCAGAGAACATGTTAAACATTTCAATGATGGTGCCTCGCTGTTGCTCAAGCAGTTTGGCAAGTACAGCGGCATCGATACCAGGGATCGGAATAAAAGAGCCAACACGGAACACAATCAGCGCGCCGATAACAAACAGCAGTCTGCGTTTCAGCTCGCCAAATCCACCTTTGGCACTTTGAAAATCTAATCCCGGTTGCTTAGCCATCTGCTACTTATTCCTCAATTTTACCGCCAGCGGCTTCGATAGCAGCACGAGCACCTTTAGTAACACGCAGGCCACGAACAGTTACCGGAGTAGAAACTTCACCAGCCAGGATCACTTTCGCGAACTCGATCTGGATACCGATAATGTTTGCCGCTTTCAGCGTGTTCAGGTCTACAACGCCGCCTTCAACTTTCGCCAGGTCAGACAGACGGATTTCCGCTGTAATCGCTGCTTTGCGAGAAGTGAAGCCGAACTTCGGCAGACGACGGTACAGTGGCATCTGGCCACCCTCGAAACCGCGACGTACGCCACCGCCAGAACGAGAGTTCTGACCTTTGTGACCACGACCACCGGTTTTGCCGAGGCCAGAACCGATACCACGACCCAGGCGTTTACCCGCCTTTTTAGAGCCTTCGGCCGGAGACAGAGTATTTAAACGCATCTCTTACTCCTCAACTTTAACCATGAAGTAAACCGCGTTGACCATACCACGAACAGCGGGAGTATCCTCACGCTCAACGGTATGACCAATACGACGCAGACCCAGGCCAAGCAGCGTTGCCTTGTGTTTCGGCAGACGACCGATTGCACTGCGGGTTTGAGTGATTTTAATAGTCTTTGCCATGGTCAATTACCCCAGAATTTCTTCAACGGATTTACCACGCTTGGCAGCGACCATTTCTGGAGAATTCATATTTTCCAGGCCATCAATAGTTGCACGAACCACGTTAATCGGGTTGGTGGAACCGTATGCTTTAGCCAGAACGTTATGAACCCCAGCAACTTCCAGAACGGCGCGCATTGCACCACCGGCGATGATACCGGTACCTTCTGAAGCTGGCTGCATGAATACACGAGAACCCGTGTGAACACCTTTAACTGGGTGCTGCAGGGTACCGTTGTTCAGCGCGACGTTAATCATATTGCGACGGGCTTTTTCCATCGCTTTCTGGATCGCTGCTGGAACTTCACGCGCTTTACCGTAACCAAAACCAACGCGACCGTTACCATCGCCAACTACAGTCAGAGCTGTGAAGGAGAAAATACGACCACCTTTAACGGTTTTAGATACGCGGTTAACCGCGATCAGCTTTTCCTGCAGTTCGCCAGCCTGTTTTTCGATGTGAGCCATCTTACACCTCTACCTTAGAACTGAAGGCCAGCTTCACGGGCAGCATCTGCCAGTGCCTGGACACGACCATGATATTGGAACCCGGAACGGTCAAAGGAAACATTGCTGATGCCTTTTTCCAGAGCGCGTTCTGCAACAGCTTTACCTACAGCTGCAGCGGCGTCTTTGTTACCGGTGTACTTCAATTGCTCTGCAATAGCTTTTTCTACAGTAGAAGCAGCTACCAGAACTTCAGAACCGTTTGGTGCAATGACCTGTGCGTAAATATGACGCGGGGTACGATGTACCACCAGGCGAGTTGCACCCAGCTCTTTGAGCTTGCGGCGTGCGCGGGTCGCACGACGGATACGAGCAGATTTCTTATCCATAGTGTTACCTTACTTCTTCTTAGCCTCTTTGGTACGCACGACTTCGTCGGCGTAACGAACACCCTTGCCTTTATAAGGCTCAGGACGACGGTAGGCGCGCAGATCTGCTGCAACCTGACCGATCAGCTGTTTATCAGCGCCTTTCAGCACGATTTCAGTCTGGGTCGGACATTCTGCAGTGATACCGGCCGGCAGCGGATGCTCAACAGGGTGTGAGAAGCCCAGAGACAGGCCTACTGCATTCCCTTTGATAGCTGCACGATAACCTACACCAACCAGTTGAAGCTTTTTAGTGAAGCCTTCGGTAACACCAACAACCATTGAGTTCAGCAGGGCACGCGCGGTACCAGCCTGAGCCCATCCATCCACGAAACCATCACGTGGACCGAAGGTCAGAGCATTATCTGCATGTTTAACTTCAACAGCTTTGTTGAGGGTACGAGTCAGCTCGCCGTTTTTACCTTTGATCGTAATAACCTGACCGTCGATTTTTACATCAACGCCGGCAGGAATAACGACCGGTGCTTTAGCAACACGAGACATTCTTTCCTCCGATTAGGCTACGTAGCAGATAATTTCGCCACCAAGACCAGCCTGGCGCGCTGCACGATCAGTCATAACACCTTTAGAGGTAGAAACAACTGCGATACCAAGACCAGCCATAACTTTAGGCAGCTCATCTTTTTTCTTATAGATGCGCAGACCTGGGCGGCTGACACGCTGAATGCTTTCTACAACAGCTTTACCCTGGAAATACTTGAGAGTAAGTTCCAGTTCCGGCTTGGTGTCGCCTTCAACTTTAAAATCTTCGATAAAACCTTCTTCCTTCAGCACGTTGGCAATTGCCACTTTCAGCTTGGCGGAAGGCATGGTGACCGCAACTTTGTTCGCGGCCTGACCGTTACGGATACGGGTCAGCATATCCGCGATCGGATCTTGCATGCTCATCT from Enterobacter ludwigii includes the following:
- the rplO gene encoding 50S ribosomal protein L15, with the protein product MRLNTLSPAEGSKKAGKRLGRGIGSGLGKTGGRGHKGQNSRSGGGVRRGFEGGQMPLYRRLPKFGFTSRKAAITAEIRLSDLAKVEGGVVDLNTLKAANIIGIQIEFAKVILAGEVSTPVTVRGLRVTKGARAAIEAAGGKIEE
- the rpmD gene encoding 50S ribosomal protein L30 — translated: MAKTIKITQTRSAIGRLPKHKATLLGLGLRRIGHTVEREDTPAVRGMVNAVYFMVKVEE
- the rpsE gene encoding 30S ribosomal protein S5, yielding MAHIEKQAGELQEKLIAVNRVSKTVKGGRIFSFTALTVVGDGNGRVGFGYGKAREVPAAIQKAMEKARRNMINVALNNGTLQHPVKGVHTGSRVFMQPASEGTGIIAGGAMRAVLEVAGVHNVLAKAYGSTNPINVVRATIDGLENMNSPEMVAAKRGKSVEEILG
- the rplR gene encoding 50S ribosomal protein L18, yielding MDKKSARIRRATRARRKLKELGATRLVVHRTPRHIYAQVIAPNGSEVLVAASTVEKAIAEQLKYTGNKDAAAAVGKAVAERALEKGISNVSFDRSGFQYHGRVQALADAAREAGLQF
- the rplF gene encoding 50S ribosomal protein L6, with the protein product MSRVAKAPVVIPAGVDVKIDGQVITIKGKNGELTRTLNKAVEVKHADNALTFGPRDGFVDGWAQAGTARALLNSMVVGVTEGFTKKLQLVGVGYRAAIKGNAVGLSLGFSHPVEHPLPAGITAECPTQTEIVLKGADKQLIGQVAADLRAYRRPEPYKGKGVRYADEVVRTKEAKKK
- the rpsH gene encoding 30S ribosomal protein S8; translated protein: MSMQDPIADMLTRIRNGQAANKVAVTMPSAKLKVAIANVLKEEGFIEDFKVEGDTKPELELTLKYFQGKAVVESIQRVSRPGLRIYKKKDELPKVMAGLGIAVVSTSKGVMTDRAARQAGLGGEIICYVA